From one Montipora capricornis isolate CH-2021 chromosome 10, ASM3666992v2, whole genome shotgun sequence genomic stretch:
- the LOC138021150 gene encoding NLR family CARD domain-containing protein 3-like, with the protein MLDYLHLSWNKIDAAGAESLSEALKVNTCLTTLELSGNEIGSAGAESLSEALKVNTCLTTLDLGENLIDAAGSECLCEALKVNTCLTTLDLGENLIDAAGAECLSEALKVNTCLTTLHLRKNEIGSTGAESLSEALKVNTCLTALDLQWNKIDAAGAESLSEALKVNTCLTT; encoded by the coding sequence atgcttgactacttgcATTTGAGTTGGAACAAAATCgatgccgctggcgctgaatccctttctgaggctctcaaagtcaacacatgcttgactactttggaatTGAGTGGAAACGAAATTGGttccgctggcgctgaatccctttctgaggctctcaaagtcaacacatgcttgactactttggatttgggGGAGAACTTAATCGATGCCGCTGGCTCTGAATGCCTTTGTGAGGCTCTCAAAGtgaacacatgcttgactactttggatttgggGGAGAACTTAATCgatgccgctggcgctgaatgcctttctgaggctctcaaagtcaacacatgcttgactactttgcatttgagaaaaaacgagATTGGTTCcactggcgctgaatccctttctgaggctctcaaagtcaacacatgcttgaccgCTTTGGATTTGCAATGGAACAAAATCGATGctgctggcgctgaatccctttctgaggctctcaaagtcaacacatgcttgactacttag
- the LOC138021149 gene encoding NLR family CARD domain-containing protein 3-like encodes MKREEWDKSFPEIDVLLLLRCRDIKTDIWEAIDDQILPLDIDKEDKEWFFKFIRENQSKVLLVLDGLDEVDSSKVDMYNDLLESKVLPNCHIVITSRHEAGKRVRRYCDALWEIIGFTFEDAKSYILKYFKGMEHLAKELIKQLHFDIFANGDLRELTRNTLNTALLCILCEDFKGVLPPERTQLYTEMVRCVLLRYEKRNRSSSGSDADLLEIYKDDLVELGCMALQSLRKGELFFDENEFKGSSSNLIKFGFLSIQTGGNKRKPSSRFCFLHKTFQEFFAAFYLAYQILDGDTDCKSVVTDVRNRNKLKQVFLFMSGILSATSEEMTVSLVKSIAELASSSNMGMENYKEEILELALDCILECKCHGENLQSRLLQTFGQNFLVKDLAVNIGFDHVNLFCELLKFSTCFTTLNLTESYIGTARVQFLSEALKVNTCLPTLNLGWNEIDAAGAEFISEALKVNTCLTTLDLQWNKIDAAGAESLSEAVKVNTSLTTLDLSGNKIGSAGAESLSEALKVNTCLTTLELELNKIDAAGAQFLSEALKVNTCLTALNFRGNKIGSAGAESLSEALKVNTCLTALNFRGNEIGSAGAESLSEALKVNTCLTTLDLGWNKIDAAGAESLSEAVKVNTSLTTLDLSGNEIGSAGAESLSEALKVNTCLTTLGLRWNKIDAAGAESLSEGFKVNTSLTTLDLINTCLTTLHLRKNEISSAGAESLSEALKVNTCLTTLDLGWNGIDAAGAEFLSEALKVNTCLTTLDLGENVIDAAGAECLSEALKVNTSLTTLNLWENLIHAAGAECLSEALKVNTCLTTLNLGDNLVDATGAESLSEALKVNTCLTTLHLRKNKISSAGAESLSEALKVNTCLTTLDLEWNGIDAAGAEFLSEALKVNTCLTTLHLKKNQISSAGAESLSEALKVNTSLTTLHLGENLIDAAGAECLSEAFKVNTCLIALHLKGNKIDASSAESLC; translated from the exons ATGAAACGAGAAGAATGGGACAAGTCTTTTCCCGAGATTGACGTTCTCTTGCTTTTAAGGTGTCGTGATATCAAAACTGATATTTGGGAGGCCATTGATGACCAAATCCTTCCTCTTGATATTGACAAAGAAGACAAGGAATGGTTCTTCAAGTTCATTCGAGAAAATCAATCCAAGGTTCTGTTAGTGCTTGATGGACTTGATGAAGTGGATTCCAGTAAAGTTGACATGTACAATGACCTTCTGGAAAGTAAAGTCTTACCCAATTGCCACATTGTTATCACATCACGCCATGAAGCTGGTAAGAGGGTAAGGCGGTACTGTGACGCCCTGTGGGAGATCATCGGATTTACTTTTGAAGACGCAAAGAGCTACATTCTTAAGTACTTTAAAGGCATGGAACACTTGGCAAAAGAGCTAATCAAACAGCTTCATTTTGACATATTTGCAAATGGAGACTTGAGAGAGTTGACACGGAATACTCTTAATACAGCTTTACTTTGCATCCTTTGTGAAGATTTCAAGGGTGTACTTCCACCCGAAAGGACACAGTTGTACACAGAAATGGTGCGATGTGTTTTGTTAAGATATGAAAAGAGAAATCGATCATCGAGTGGCAGTGATGCTGACCTACTGGAAATTTACAAGGATGACCTGGTGGAGTTGGGATGCATGGCGTTGCAGTCTTTACGTAAAGGAGAGTTGTTTTTCGACGAGAATGAATTTAAAGGCAGTTCCAGTAATTTGATCAAGTTTGGTTTTCTTTCGATCCAGACCGGTGGCAACAAGAGAAAACCTTCCTCGCGCTTTTGCTTTCTTCACAAGACCTTTCAAGAGTTCTTTGCTGCCTTTTATCTTGCTTATCAGATCCTTGATGGAGACACAGATTGTAAATCAGTAGTGACCGATGTAAGGAACAGGAATAAACTGAAACAAGTGTTTTTATTCATGAGTGGTATTTTGTCCGCAACATCTGAAGAGATGACAGTTTCGTTGGTAAAAAGCATAGCAGAGCTTGCAAGTTCGTCCAATATGGGAATGGAGAATTACAAAGAAGAAATTTTAGAGTTAGCTCTTGATTGTATATTGGAATGCAAATGTCATGGAGAGAACCTTCAGTCTAGGTTACTTCAGACCTTTGGACAGAACTTTCTTGTTAAAGATCTGGCCGTGAATATTGGATTCGATCATGTGAACCTCTTTTGTGAACTTCTCAAATTCAGCACATGCTTCACTACTTTGAATCTGACAGAGAGCTACATTGGTACCGCTCGCGTTCAattcctttctgaggctctcaaagtcaacacatgcttgccTACTTTGAATTTGGGTTGGAACGAAATCGATGCTGCTGGCGCTGAATTcatttctgaggctctcaaagtcaacacatgcttgactactttggatttgcaATGGAATAAAATCGATGctgctggcgctgaatccctttctgaggctgtcaaagtcaacacatccttgactactttggatttgagtgGAAACAAAATTGGttccgctggcgctgaatccctttctgaggctctcaaagtgaacacatgcttgactactttggaatTGGAATTGAACAAAATCGATGCTGCTGGCGCTCAattcctttctgaggctctcaaagtcaacacatgcttgactgcTTTGAATTTCAGAGGAAACAAAATTGGTTCCGccggcgctgaatccctttctgaggctctcaaagtcaacacatgcttgactgcTTTGAATTTCAGAGGAAACGAAATTGGTTCCGccggcgctgaatccctttctgaggctctcaaagtcaacacatgcttgactactttggatttgggATGGAACAAAATCGATGctgctggcgctgaatccctttctgaggctgtcaaagtcaacacatccttgactactttggatttgagtgGAAACGAAATTGGttccgctggcgctgaatccctttctgaggctctcaaagtcaacacatgcttgactactttgggtTTGCGATGGAACAAAATCGATGctgctggcgctgaatccctttctgagggtttcaaagtcaacacatccttgactactttggatttga tcaacacatgcttgactactttgcatttgagaaaaaacgagATTAGttccgctggcgctgaatccctttctgaggctctcaaagtgaacacatgcttgactactttggatttgggATGGAACGGAATCGATGCTGCTGGCGCTGAattcctttctgaggctctcaaagtcaacacgtgcttgactactttggatttgggGGAGAACGTAATCgatgccgctggcgctgaatgcctttctgaggctctcaaagtcaacacatccttgactactttgaatttgtgGGAGAACTTAATCcatgccgctggcgctgaatgcctttctgaggctctcaaagtcaacacatgcttgactactttgaatttggGGGATAACTTAGTCGATGCcactggcgctgaatccctttctgaggctctcaaagtcaacacatgcttgactactttgcattTGAGAAAAAACAAGATTAGttccgctggcgctgaatccctttctgaggctctcaaagtgaacacatgcttgactactttggatttggaATGGAACGGAATCGATGCTGCTGGCGCTGAattcctttctgaggctctcaaagtcaacacatgcttgactactttgcatttgaaaaaaaaccaGATTAGttccgctggcgctgaatccctttctgaggctctcaaagtcaacacatccTTGACTACTTTGCATTTGGGGGAGAACTTAATCgatgccgctggcgctgaatgcCTTTCTGAGGCtttcaaagtcaacacatgcttgattgctttgcatttgaaagggaACAAAATTGATGCCTCTAGCGCTGAATCCCTTTGTTAG